The proteins below come from a single Notamacropus eugenii isolate mMacEug1 chromosome 7, mMacEug1.pri_v2, whole genome shotgun sequence genomic window:
- the LOC140513532 gene encoding olfactory receptor 4F4-like — MTEVNRSTVSEFVLLGLCDSWELQIFFFIFILVLYLVIVLDNIFIVILIITDIHLHSPMYFLLANLSFVDLRLSSVTTPKMITDLLKENKTISSEECMCQIFFGHFVGGGEMVLLVAMAYDRYVAICKPLYYTFIMSQRRCICLVMISWTIGFVHSISQLIVIMELPFCGSRVVNSFFCDIPLIIEIACIDTYSLKILMNSHSGILAMTCFILLLISYTYILLTACHHSKDEASKALSICTAHIMVVVLFFGPCIFIYVWSLNITSVDKFLAVFYSVITPLLKPVIYTFGNKEMRLSFRRLKSQYISYRWYL, encoded by the coding sequence atgactgaagtAAATCGTTCTACGGTGTCTGAGTTTGTGCTGTTGGGCCTTTGTGATTCCTGGGaacttcagattttcttttttattttcattttggtgCTGTACCTTGTAATTGTTTTAGATAATATCTTTATTGTGATTTTAATTATCACTGACATTCATCTCCATTCCCCCATGTATTTCCTGTTGGCCAATCTTTCTTTTGTTGATTTGAGGCTTTCCTCAGTCACTACTCCAAAGATGATCACAGACTTGctcaaggaaaataaaactatctcttctGAGGAATGCATGTGTCAGATCTTCTTTGGGCATTTCGTTGGAGGAGGTGAAATGGTACTTCTTGTGGCCATGGCCTATGACCGTTATGTAGCCATATGCAAGCCACTCTACTACACATTTATCATGAGCCAAAGAAGATGCATTTGTCTTGTAATGATCTCATGGACTATTGGATTTGTACACTCTATAAGTCAATTAATTGTAATTATGGAGCTGCCTTTCTGTGGCTCTAGAGTAGTGAACAGTTTTTTCTGTGACATCCCACTGATAATTGAGATTGCCTGCATTGATACCTATTCCCTGAAAATCTTGATGAATTCTCATAGTGGTATTCTTGCTATGACATGCTTTATTCTCTTGCTGATCTCTTATACTTACATCCTTCTCACTGCCTGTCATCACTCCAAAGATGAAGCATCCAAGGCACTCTCCATTTGCACTGCTCATATCATGGTGGTGGTGTTATTCTTTGGGCCCTGCATCTTTATCTATGTGTGGTCACTTAACATAACATCAGTGGACAAATTTCTTGCTGTATTTTACTCAGTTATCACACCTCTGTTGAAGCCAGTCATCTATACATTTGGAAACAAAGAGATGAGACTCTCCTTTAGAAGACTTAAAAGCCAGTACATAAGTTATAGGTGGTATTTGTAA
- the LOC140514621 gene encoding olfactory receptor 4K13-like, which yields MKNNSVLNEFILLGLTSSWELEIFFFVIFFLAYTSIMAGNSLIILMVIFDSHLHSSPMYFLLANLSFLDMTLSTVTVPKMITDFFRERKTISLWGCMAQMFLVHFIGGSEMSLLVVMAIDRYVAICKPLHYTTIMTHRILLGSVFLSWVVGFVHTMSQMAFVVNLPFCGPNVIDDVFCDLPLVMNLACTDTYILDFLVIADSGLLSLICFVLLLVSYTVILLTVHRRPSGGLSKALSTLSAHITVVTLFFGPLILIYAWPASSYALDKFLSVFFSVITPLLNPIIYSLRSQEMKAAMIRLRSRHITSRPVP from the coding sequence ATGAAGAATAATTCTGTGCTAAATGAGTTCATTTTGTTAGGACTCACCAGTTCTTGGGAGCTcgagattttcttttttgtaatcttCTTCCTGGCTTATACATCAATCATGGCTGGTAACAGTCTCATTATACTTATGGTGATCTTTGACTCTCACTTGCACTCTTCTCCCATGTACTTCCTTCTGGCCAATCTGTCCTTTCTTGACATGACCCTTTCCACTGTTACTGTCCCTAAGATGATCACAGACTTCTTCAGGGAGAGGAAAACCATCTCCTTATGGGGTTGTATGGCCCAGATGTTTCTAGTTCACTTCATAGGAGGCAGTGAGATGAGTCTACTTGTAGTCATGGCTATAGATCGCTATGTTGCAATATGTAAACCACTGCACTATACAACAATTATGACGCATCGAATTCTGCTAGGAAGTGTGTTTCTCTCATGGGTTGTTGGCTTTGTGCACACTATGAGCCAAATGGCCTTTGTCGTGAACCTGCCCTTCTGTGGTCCCAACGTGATTGATGATGTTTTTTGTGACCTTCCCTTGGTGATGAACCTTGCTTGTACTGATACCTATATCCTGGACTTCCTTGTCATTGCTGACAGTGGGCTGCTGTCATTGATCTGCTTTGTCCTCTTGCTTGTCTCCTACACTGTCATCTTGCTCACTGTCCACCGTCGCCCCTCTGGTGGGCTTTCAAAGGCTCTGTCTACACTGTCTGCTCACATCACAGTTGTTACTCTCTTCTTTGGACCGCTTATCTTAATATATGCGTGGCCAGCTAGTAGCTATGCTTTGGATAAGTTCCTCTCAGTATTTTTCTCTGTTATTACTCCTCTCCTGAATCCAATTATCTATAGTTTAAGGAGTCAGGAGATGAAGGCAGCCATGATTAGACTGAGGAGCCGGCACATCACTTCTAGGCCAGTACCCTAG